A portion of the Streptococcus urinalis 2285-97 genome contains these proteins:
- a CDS encoding THUMP domain-containing class I SAM-dependent RNA methyltransferase has translation MKREFNLVATAAAGLEAVVGKEIKQLGIPCQVENGKVRFNGDVKTIIETNIWLRAADRIKIVVGEFPAKTFEELFQGVFHLDWETIIPLGSAFPVTKAKCVKSKLHNEPSVQAITKKAIVKKLQHFFHRPESVPLQENGPEYKIEIAIVKDKATVMIDTTGSSLFKRGYRTDKGGAPIKENMAAAIIELSNWFPDKPLIDPTCGSGTFCIEAAMIGMNIAPGFNRSFSFEEWQWVDKKVVQSIRDEAEEKANYDIKLDISGFDIDGRMIEIAKKNALETGLSDVIEFKQMRLQDLKTDKINGVIISNPPYGERLLDDKAVDILYNDMGKTFSPLKTWSKFILTSDEQFEQKFGSLADKKRKLYNGTLKVDLYQYFGQRVKRTEIKR, from the coding sequence ATGAAACGTGAATTTAATTTAGTTGCAACGGCAGCAGCTGGTTTAGAAGCAGTTGTTGGAAAAGAAATTAAGCAATTAGGAATACCTTGTCAAGTTGAGAATGGAAAGGTTCGTTTTAATGGTGATGTTAAAACAATTATTGAAACTAATATTTGGTTAAGAGCAGCTGATAGAATAAAAATAGTTGTTGGCGAATTTCCAGCAAAAACGTTTGAAGAATTATTTCAAGGTGTTTTTCACTTAGATTGGGAAACGATTATTCCATTAGGATCAGCTTTTCCAGTTACAAAAGCAAAATGTGTAAAATCAAAATTACACAATGAACCAAGTGTTCAAGCAATTACCAAAAAAGCCATTGTAAAAAAATTACAACATTTTTTCCATAGACCTGAGTCAGTACCTTTACAAGAAAATGGGCCTGAATATAAAATTGAAATTGCAATTGTAAAAGATAAAGCGACTGTTATGATTGATACAACTGGTTCAAGTTTATTTAAACGTGGCTATCGGACTGATAAAGGTGGAGCTCCAATCAAGGAAAACATGGCTGCAGCCATTATTGAATTAAGTAATTGGTTTCCGGACAAACCTTTAATTGACCCGACATGTGGTTCTGGGACATTTTGTATTGAGGCAGCTATGATTGGAATGAACATTGCACCAGGTTTTAATAGAAGTTTCTCATTTGAAGAATGGCAATGGGTTGATAAAAAAGTAGTTCAAAGTATTAGGGATGAAGCAGAAGAAAAAGCTAATTACGACATTAAACTTGATATTTCAGGTTTTGATATTGATGGTCGTATGATTGAAATAGCCAAAAAGAATGCATTAGAAACTGGACTCTCTGATGTGATAGAATTTAAACAAATGAGATTACAAGATTTAAAAACAGATAAAATTAATGGTGTGATCATTTCTAACCCTCCTTATGGGGAGAGGTTGCTTGATGACAAAGCTGTAGATATCTTATATAATGATATGGGTAAAACCTTCTCACCATTGAAAACTTGGAGTAAATTTATCTTAACAAGTGATGAACAATTTGAACAAAAATTTGGAAGTCTAGCAGATAAAAAACGAAAACTTTACAATGGTACTTTGAAAGTAGATTTATATCAATATTTTGGTCAACGTGTAAAACGTACGGAAATAAAAAGATAG
- a CDS encoding SLOG family protein, whose translation MSTILVTGYRSFELSIFSDKDPKIEVIKKAIKKELLRYLDEGAEWFILTGNLGFEYWFLQVAKDLQKSYQFQIATIFLTKNVGENWNEANQLKLTEFKTTDFVKYSFDHYESINQIKQYQTFLINNTDQSFVFYDEDAETNLKYFVAEMKHNKGYYVNQLTFEKLNDIMDEE comes from the coding sequence ATGTCAACTATTCTTGTAACGGGTTACAGAAGTTTTGAATTAAGCATTTTTTCAGATAAAGATCCTAAAATAGAAGTGATAAAAAAAGCCATAAAAAAAGAACTTTTACGCTATTTAGATGAAGGAGCAGAATGGTTTATTTTAACCGGTAATTTAGGCTTTGAATATTGGTTTTTACAGGTTGCGAAAGATTTGCAAAAAAGTTATCAATTTCAAATTGCAACAATCTTTTTGACTAAGAATGTTGGAGAAAATTGGAATGAAGCAAATCAATTGAAACTGACAGAATTTAAAACGACTGACTTTGTAAAATACAGTTTTGACCATTATGAATCAATTAATCAGATAAAACAGTATCAGACTTTTTTAATTAATAATACAGACCAATCTTTTGTTTTTTACGATGAAGATGCTGAGACCAATTTGAAATATTTTGTTGCTGAAATGAAACATAATAAAGGTTATTATGTTAATCAATTAACATTCGAAAAATTGAATGACATTATGGATGAAGAATAA
- the pbp1a gene encoding penicillin-binding protein PBP1A, with amino-acid sequence MIKIDKKTLRKVLKYALAALLSLIILVVVIGGLLFAFYISTAPKLSETQLKSTNSSLIYDGNNNLIADLGSEKRESVTADSIPINLVNAITSIEDKRFFNHRGVDVYRILGAAWHNLVSNSTQGGSTLDQQLIKLAYFSTKESDQTIKRKAQEVWLSLQMERKYTKKEILTFYINKVYMGNGNYGMLTAAKSYYGKDLKDLSYAQLALLAGIPQAPTQYDPYSHPDTAKSRRDTVLQQMYSNGNITKKEYDTAVATPVADGLQPLRQTSSYPKYMDNYLKEVIEQVKSKTGKDVFTSGMKVYTNIQPEAQQRLYDIYNTDDYVAYPDDSMQVASTVMDVTTGKVIAQLGSRKQTSNVSFGTNQAVLTDRDWGSTMKPISAYGPAIEDGDYTTTAQSTNDSIYYWPGTNTQIYDWDLKYNGWMSIQTAIQQSRNVPAVRALEAAGLKSAAKFLSGLGIKYPEMHYSNAISSNNSSSDNKYGASSEKMAAAYSAFANGGTYYEPQYINKVEFNDGTTKSFSSNGSRAMKETTAYMMTDMLKTVLTYGTGTEAAISGVVQAGKTGTSNYTDDELAKVEAETGIYSDYVGTMAPDENFVGYTNQYAMAVWTGYKNRLTPVYGDGLNVAASVYKNMMSYLTEGYSSDWTMPSGLYRSGGYLYLNGSYSSNTYSSRVYSNTYSSSSSQGQSTNSNSTSTDSSSASSTSSENNSNSSQNNNGSQENN; translated from the coding sequence GTGATTAAAATCGACAAAAAAACTCTCAGAAAAGTATTGAAATATGCTTTAGCTGCTCTATTGAGCCTTATCATCCTAGTTGTTGTAATAGGTGGTCTTTTATTTGCCTTTTACATTAGTACGGCTCCAAAATTATCTGAAACACAATTAAAATCAACCAATTCAAGTCTCATTTATGATGGAAATAATAATTTAATAGCCGATTTAGGATCAGAAAAACGTGAAAGCGTTACTGCAGATAGCATTCCTATTAATTTAGTAAATGCGATTACTTCTATTGAAGATAAACGCTTTTTCAATCACCGTGGTGTTGATGTCTATCGTATTCTTGGAGCTGCTTGGCATAACTTGGTTAGTAACAGTACTCAAGGTGGATCAACCTTGGATCAACAGCTAATCAAATTAGCCTACTTTTCAACAAAAGAGTCCGACCAAACTATTAAACGTAAAGCTCAAGAAGTTTGGCTATCTTTACAAATGGAAAGAAAGTATACTAAAAAAGAAATCCTCACTTTCTATATAAATAAAGTATACATGGGTAACGGAAACTACGGTATGCTTACAGCAGCTAAATCCTATTATGGAAAAGACCTGAAAGATCTTTCTTACGCTCAGTTAGCACTTTTAGCAGGCATTCCTCAAGCCCCTACACAATATGACCCATATAGTCATCCAGATACTGCTAAATCACGTAGAGACACTGTCCTTCAGCAAATGTATTCCAATGGCAATATTACCAAAAAAGAATATGATACAGCAGTTGCTACACCTGTTGCTGATGGATTACAACCGTTACGACAAACTTCCAGTTATCCAAAATATATGGATAACTACCTAAAAGAAGTTATCGAACAAGTTAAATCAAAAACTGGTAAAGATGTTTTCACTTCAGGAATGAAAGTCTATACTAATATTCAACCTGAAGCGCAACAAAGACTTTATGATATCTATAATACCGATGACTACGTTGCCTATCCTGATGATAGTATGCAAGTTGCATCAACTGTTATGGATGTAACAACGGGTAAAGTTATTGCTCAACTAGGTTCACGTAAACAAACCTCTAACGTCTCTTTTGGTACTAACCAAGCCGTTTTAACTGATAGAGACTGGGGTTCTACAATGAAACCAATATCTGCTTATGGTCCAGCTATTGAAGATGGTGATTATACAACAACTGCACAATCAACTAATGACTCAATTTATTATTGGCCAGGAACAAATACACAAATTTATGACTGGGATTTAAAATATAATGGATGGATGTCTATTCAAACTGCCATACAACAATCACGTAACGTGCCTGCTGTAAGAGCTTTAGAAGCTGCTGGACTTAAAAGCGCAGCCAAATTCTTGAGTGGATTGGGTATTAAGTATCCTGAAATGCATTATTCTAATGCTATCTCAAGCAACAATAGTAGCTCTGATAATAAATATGGAGCAAGTAGTGAGAAAATGGCTGCTGCCTATTCTGCTTTCGCAAATGGTGGTACTTATTATGAACCACAATATATCAATAAAGTAGAATTCAATGATGGTACGACGAAATCATTTTCTTCAAATGGTTCAAGAGCCATGAAGGAAACGACAGCTTATATGATGACCGATATGTTAAAAACAGTATTGACCTATGGTACAGGTACTGAAGCTGCTATTTCTGGAGTTGTCCAAGCTGGTAAAACAGGTACTTCAAATTACACCGATGATGAATTAGCCAAAGTTGAAGCTGAAACTGGTATCTATTCGGATTATGTTGGAACAATGGCACCTGACGAAAACTTTGTAGGCTACACAAACCAATACGCAATGGCTGTTTGGACCGGATATAAAAATCGTTTAACTCCAGTCTATGGAGATGGTTTAAATGTCGCAGCAAGTGTCTATAAAAATATGATGTCCTACTTGACTGAAGGATATAGCTCTGATTGGACAATGCCAAGTGGTTTGTATCGAAGTGGTGGGTACCTCTACCTAAATGGAAGTTATTCTTCAAATACATACTCTAGTCGTGTCTATAGTAATACTTATTCTAGTTCATCTAGTCAAGGACAAAGTACTAATTCTAACAGTACTTCTACCGACAGTTCAAGTGCTTCAAGTACAAGTTCAGAAAATAATTCCAACTCTTCTCAAAACAACAATGGAAGTCAAGAAAATAATTAA
- the gpsB gene encoding cell division regulator GpsB, with translation MTSIIYSPKDIFEQEFKTSMRGFDKKEVDEFLDNVIKDYETYIARIEELETELERLKKYNGQTRSSGMNSSAQTIPQPTRVDQSATNYDILKRISRLEKEVFGKQIVE, from the coding sequence ATGACAAGTATAATTTATAGTCCTAAGGACATTTTTGAACAAGAATTTAAAACAAGTATGCGTGGCTTTGATAAAAAAGAAGTCGATGAATTTTTAGATAATGTGATTAAAGATTATGAGACATACATTGCTCGCATTGAAGAATTAGAAACAGAACTAGAACGCTTAAAAAAATATAACGGACAAACACGATCTTCTGGAATGAATAGTTCTGCACAGACCATTCCACAACCGACACGTGTTGATCAGTCTGCGACAAATTATGATATTTTAAAACGAATTAGTAGACTAGAAAAAGAAGTTTTTGGCAAACAAATCGTAGAGTAA
- the pepC gene encoding aminopeptidase C: MSELSQSFTDKLFENYQNNTKFNAIENAVTHNGLLKSLETRQSQAENDFSFSIDLTKDEVSNQKASGRCWMFAALNTFRHKLISEFKLENFELSQAHTFFWDKYEKSNWFMEQVIATADQELTSRKVKFLLDVPQQDGGQWDMVVSLFEKYGVVPKAIYPESEASSNSRELNQYLNKLLRQDAQILRQLIKDGAKADQVKAKKEELLQEIFNFLAMTLGLPPRQFDFSYRDKDNQFHSEKGLTPQAFYEKFVGLKLDDYVSIINAPTADKPYGKSYTVEMLGNVVGSRDVRYLNLEMDRFKELAIAQMKTGESVWFGSDVGQVSDRQKGILAHNTYDFNSSMDITLSQDKAGRLDYSESLMTHAMVLTGVDLDENGKPLKWKVENSWGEKVGQKGYFVASDQWMDEYTYQIVVRKEFLTEEELKAYEAESKVLAPWDPMGALAN; the protein is encoded by the coding sequence ATGTCAGAATTAAGTCAATCATTTACTGATAAGTTGTTTGAAAATTATCAAAATAATACTAAATTTAATGCTATTGAAAATGCTGTTACTCACAATGGCTTATTAAAGTCACTAGAAACCCGTCAAAGTCAAGCTGAAAATGATTTTAGTTTCTCTATTGATTTGACAAAAGACGAAGTTTCTAATCAAAAAGCTTCAGGTCGTTGCTGGATGTTTGCAGCTTTAAATACATTCCGTCACAAATTAATTTCCGAATTTAAATTAGAAAACTTTGAATTATCTCAAGCACACACTTTTTTCTGGGACAAATATGAAAAATCAAATTGGTTTATGGAACAAGTTATTGCGACAGCAGATCAAGAGCTAACAAGTCGTAAAGTAAAATTCCTTTTAGATGTTCCTCAACAAGATGGTGGACAATGGGATATGGTAGTGTCATTGTTTGAAAAATATGGTGTAGTACCCAAAGCCATTTACCCAGAATCAGAAGCTTCAAGTAATAGTAGAGAACTAAATCAATATCTCAATAAACTATTAAGACAAGACGCTCAAATTTTACGTCAATTAATTAAAGATGGTGCTAAAGCAGATCAAGTAAAAGCTAAAAAAGAAGAATTGCTTCAAGAAATATTTAACTTTTTAGCAATGACCCTAGGGCTCCCACCACGTCAATTTGACTTTTCTTATCGTGATAAAGATAATCAATTTCATTCTGAAAAAGGATTAACACCACAAGCTTTTTATGAAAAATTTGTTGGTCTTAAATTGGATGACTATGTTTCAATTATTAATGCACCAACTGCAGACAAACCCTATGGTAAATCTTATACAGTAGAAATGCTTGGTAATGTTGTCGGTAGTAGAGATGTTCGATACCTTAATCTTGAGATGGACCGTTTTAAAGAACTTGCTATTGCTCAAATGAAAACTGGTGAGTCAGTTTGGTTTGGTTCAGATGTTGGTCAAGTATCCGATAGACAAAAAGGTATCTTAGCTCATAACACTTATGATTTTAATTCAAGTATGGATATCACTCTTTCTCAAGATAAAGCAGGAAGACTTGATTATAGTGAAAGTTTAATGACACATGCTATGGTATTAACAGGTGTTGATCTAGATGAGAATGGAAAACCACTAAAATGGAAAGTTGAAAATTCTTGGGGAGAAAAAGTTGGGCAAAAAGGTTACTTTGTCGCTTCAGATCAATGGATGGATGAATACACCTACCAAATTGTTGTTAGAAAAGAATTCTTAACAGAAGAAGAATTAAAAGCTTATGAAGCTGAATCTAAAGTATTAGCGCCTTGGGATCCAATGGGAGCTTTAGCAAATTAA
- the recU gene encoding Holliday junction resolvase RecU has product MVNYPNHLIRKSEPLKSSRKKTDFANRGMSFEASINATNEYYLSRDIAVIHKKPTPIQIVKVDYPKRSRAKIVEAYFRQASTTDYSGVYKGYYIDFEAKETRQKTAMPMKNFHAHQIEHMERVVSQKGICFVLLHFSTLKETYLLLANDLIRFYQIDKGTKSMSLDYIRKNGYTIMPGAFPQVPYLDIIDKIILGGD; this is encoded by the coding sequence ATGGTTAACTATCCTAATCATCTTATTCGAAAATCAGAACCTTTAAAATCTTCCCGAAAAAAAACAGATTTTGCTAATCGTGGTATGTCATTTGAAGCTTCAATAAATGCAACAAATGAATACTATCTTTCTAGAGATATTGCTGTTATTCATAAGAAACCTACTCCCATTCAGATTGTCAAAGTTGATTATCCAAAACGGAGTCGCGCAAAGATAGTTGAAGCATATTTCAGACAGGCATCAACAACTGATTATTCGGGTGTCTATAAAGGTTATTATATTGATTTTGAAGCCAAAGAGACACGTCAAAAGACTGCAATGCCAATGAAAAATTTTCACGCCCATCAAATAGAACATATGGAGCGGGTTGTTTCTCAAAAAGGTATTTGCTTTGTTCTTCTTCATTTTTCAACTTTAAAGGAAACCTATTTACTCCTTGCAAATGATTTAATTCGTTTTTATCAGATTGATAAAGGAACTAAATCAATGTCCCTAGATTATATCAGAAAAAATGGTTATACGATAATGCCAGGTGCATTTCCACAAGTTCCTTATTTAGATATTATCGATAAAATAATTTTAGGCGGTGATTAA
- the nadE gene encoding ammonia-dependent NAD(+) synthetase, protein MSLQEEIIKELGVKPKIDPKEEIRRSIDFLKAYLKKHAFLKTFVLGISGGQDSSLAGRLAQMAVEELREETKDDSYQFIAVRLPYGVQADEADAQRALSFIKPDLSLTVNIKEAVDGQVRALQDAGVIVSDFNKGNIKARQRMITQYAIAGQHQGAVIGTDHAAENITGFFTKFGDGGADILPLFRLNKRQGKQLLAELGAEKALYEKIPTADLEENKPGIADEVALGVTYQDIDNYLEGREVTTDAKEKIEAWWQKTQHKRHLPITVFDDFWK, encoded by the coding sequence ATGAGCTTGCAAGAAGAGATTATTAAAGAACTAGGTGTGAAACCTAAAATTGATCCCAAAGAAGAAATCCGTCGATCTATTGACTTTTTAAAAGCTTATTTGAAGAAACATGCGTTTTTGAAAACATTTGTATTAGGAATATCTGGAGGTCAAGACTCTTCATTAGCTGGTCGTTTAGCACAAATGGCTGTTGAAGAATTAAGAGAAGAAACAAAAGATGATTCTTATCAATTTATCGCAGTGAGACTTCCTTATGGTGTTCAAGCTGATGAAGCTGATGCTCAACGTGCATTATCTTTTATCAAGCCTGATTTATCATTAACTGTCAACATTAAAGAAGCCGTTGATGGACAAGTAAGAGCATTGCAAGATGCTGGTGTTATTGTTTCAGATTTTAATAAAGGAAATATCAAGGCAAGACAGAGAATGATTACTCAGTATGCAATTGCTGGTCAACATCAAGGGGCTGTTATTGGTACTGATCATGCCGCAGAAAACATTACTGGTTTCTTTACTAAATTTGGTGATGGAGGAGCTGATATTTTACCTCTTTTTCGACTTAATAAAAGACAAGGAAAACAACTTCTTGCAGAACTTGGAGCTGAAAAAGCACTTTATGAAAAAATTCCAACAGCAGATTTAGAAGAAAACAAGCCAGGAATTGCTGACGAAGTAGCTTTAGGAGTAACATATCAAGATATTGATAATTATCTAGAAGGTAGAGAAGTTACAACTGATGCTAAAGAAAAAATTGAAGCTTGGTGGCAAAAAACACAACATAAGCGTCATTTACCAATTACAGTATTTGATGATTTTTGGAAATAA
- a CDS encoding nicotinate phosphoribosyltransferase, whose amino-acid sequence MYPDDSLTLHTDLYQINMMQVYFEQNIHRKHAVFEVYFRKAPFENGYAVFAGLQRIVDYLQHLTFSESDIAYLKELGYQDQFLDYLKNLKLELSIKSAKEGDLVFANEPIVQVEGPLGQCQLVETAILNIVNFQTLIATKAARIKSVIQDEPLLEFGTRRAQEMDAAIWGTRAAVIGGADATSNVRAGKLFGIPVSGTHAHALVQTYGNDYKAFMAYANTHKDCVFLVDTYDTLRSGVPAAIKVAKELGDSIQFLGVRLDSGDLAYLSKKVRQQLDDAGFTEAKIYASNDLDEDTILSLKMQGAKIDVWGVGTKLITAYDQPALGAVYKIVSIEGDDGKMRDTIKLSNNAEKVSTPGKKQAWRITSLEKDKSEGDYITASDVDVNKLDSIYMFHPTYTYINKTVENFTAVPLLVDIFDKGELVYQLPDLDAIKEYGRMEFDKLWDEYKRILNPQDYPVDLSQNVWQNKMNLIDQLRKKSSRKGM is encoded by the coding sequence ATGTATCCTGATGACAGTTTAACTCTTCATACAGATTTATATCAAATTAATATGATGCAAGTTTATTTTGAACAAAATATTCATCGTAAGCATGCTGTATTTGAAGTTTATTTTAGAAAGGCACCATTTGAGAATGGTTATGCTGTTTTTGCAGGATTACAGCGCATTGTTGACTATTTACAACATTTAACGTTTTCTGAGTCTGATATTGCTTATTTAAAGGAACTTGGCTATCAAGACCAATTTTTAGATTATCTCAAAAATCTCAAATTGGAATTATCTATTAAGTCTGCAAAAGAAGGTGACCTAGTATTTGCTAATGAACCAATTGTTCAAGTAGAAGGACCACTTGGACAATGTCAACTTGTCGAAACAGCAATCTTGAATATAGTTAACTTTCAAACTTTAATAGCCACAAAAGCAGCTAGAATAAAGTCTGTTATTCAAGATGAACCTCTCTTAGAATTTGGAACAAGACGTGCACAAGAAATGGATGCAGCTATTTGGGGAACGCGTGCTGCAGTGATCGGTGGTGCAGATGCGACAAGTAATGTTAGAGCTGGAAAACTATTTGGAATACCTGTCTCAGGAACCCATGCACATGCTTTAGTTCAAACTTATGGTAATGATTATAAAGCATTTATGGCATACGCTAATACACACAAAGATTGTGTATTCTTAGTGGATACTTATGATACCTTAAGATCAGGTGTACCTGCAGCTATTAAAGTTGCAAAAGAATTAGGAGATAGCATTCAATTTCTTGGTGTAAGACTTGATTCAGGAGATTTAGCATATCTTTCAAAAAAAGTAAGACAGCAATTAGACGATGCTGGTTTTACAGAAGCCAAAATTTATGCATCCAATGACTTAGATGAAGATACTATCCTTAGTTTGAAAATGCAAGGTGCAAAAATTGATGTTTGGGGAGTTGGAACAAAATTAATTACAGCATACGACCAACCGGCTTTAGGTGCCGTCTACAAGATTGTTTCCATTGAAGGTGACGATGGTAAAATGCGTGATACAATCAAGTTATCAAACAATGCTGAAAAGGTGTCAACACCAGGTAAAAAACAGGCTTGGAGAATTACAAGTCTTGAAAAAGACAAATCAGAAGGAGATTACATAACGGCTTCTGATGTTGATGTCAATAAGCTTGATAGTATCTATATGTTTCATCCAACTTATACTTATATCAATAAAACGGTTGAAAATTTTACTGCCGTACCACTTTTAGTAGATATTTTCGACAAAGGAGAGCTTGTTTATCAGTTACCTGATTTAGATGCTATCAAGGAATATGGTCGTATGGAATTTGACAAATTATGGGATGAGTACAAACGTATTTTAAATCCTCAAGACTATCCTGTTGATTTATCTCAAAATGTATGGCAAAACAAGATGAATCTAATTGACCAATTACGTAAGAAATCAAGTAGAAAGGGAATGTAG